A single Oncorhynchus nerka isolate Pitt River linkage group LG10, Oner_Uvic_2.0, whole genome shotgun sequence DNA region contains:
- the LOC115136156 gene encoding putative ammonium transporter 1 → MAFPDSIAVHDAFILLCSFFALCLKFGFAFVEAGKTDPKNVSNVIFKNVADTFVTLLAFFLHGYAFAFGEHNAVIGTQFFLTLNKTNMVNFFFNYVRCAVATTLALGAANERTEPIGYLISAYVFSGIIYPLACHWVWDQQGIFSPTSTSYPSQDYAGSGVIFLLGGAAAAVSLRVIGSRAGRWSPHFKRTEHSQPMVVLGGCLQMLGFLGLVIGTHPRVLDADEGLLLGLGTVNLLHAATSGGLYGLMIQRIDKNYYDLDSMLSGAIAGMVAVCAGVDTYMPGVAVMCGATGSLLFIGFRRFLCAVRVDDPLNIISGYLIPGAWGLMLAGLFSDHGALGGHIQVLGNNCIVALVLFFWAVAIMYPLLSILMCFGVLRVPRFMEKQGIDKMRHTLRHPHGTRKSLN, encoded by the exons ATGGCTTTCCCTGATTCGATAGCTGTCCACGACGCGTTCATCCTCCTCTGCAGCTTCTTTGCATTGT GCCTCAAGTTTGGGTTTGCGTTTGTGGAGGCAGGCAAAACAGATCCAAAGAACGTCTCCAATGTCATCTTTAAAAATGTAGCAGACACAT TTGTCACTTTGCTGGCTTTCTTTCTCCATGGCTATGCATTTGCCTTTGGGGAGCACAACGCTGTTATCGGAACCCAATTCTTCCTCACACTGAACAAGACAAACATGGTAAACTTCTTCTTCAACTATGTTCGCTGTGCTGTAGCCACTACTCTGGCACTAGGGGCTGCCAACGAGAGGACAGAACCAATCGGCTACCTCATATCCGCATACGTTTTCTCAG GAATAATCTACCCTCTGGCTTGTCACTGGGTCTGGGACCAGCAAGGCATCTTCAGTCCAACCTCCACCTCCTACCCATCACAG GACTATGCAGGCAGCGGTGTGATCTTCTTGCTGGGTGGTGCAGCGGCAGCTGTCTCACTGCGGGTTATAGGATCACGGGCTGGACGCTGGAGTCCCCATTTCAAACGGACAGAGCACAGCCAGCCT ATGGTGGTGCTGGGAGGATGCCTTCAAATGCTGGGCTTCTTGGGCCTGGTGATAGGCACTCACCCCCGTGTGTTGGATGCTGATGAGGGCCTGTTACTGGGGCTAGGCACTGTAAACTTGCTGCATGCTGCTACAAGCGGAGGACTCTACGGACTAATGATTCAACGCATCGATAAGAACTACTATGATCTCGACAGCATGCTCTCTGGGGCCATTGCTGGCATG GTGGCAGTGTGTGCAGGAGTAGACACCTACATGCCTGGTGTGGCAGTCATGTGTGGGGCCACTGGATCTCTCCTCTTTATTGGCTTTCGCCGCTTCCTCTGTGCTGTGAGGGTGGATGACCCCCTTAACATCATCTCCG GGTACTTAATTCCAGGGGCCTGGGGCTTGATGCTTGCGGGTTTATTCTCTGATCATGGGGCTCTTGGAGGACATATCCAG GTGTTGGGGAACAATTGCATTGTGGCACTGGTGTTATTCTTCTGGGCAGTGGCTATTATGTACCCTCTTCTCTCCATACTCATGTGTTTTGGAGTGCTGCGAGTCCCCCGCTTCATGGAGAAACAAG gaatAGACAAAATGAGACACACGCTAAGACACCCTCACGGCACCAGGAAGTCACTGAACTAA
- the zmat2 gene encoding zinc finger matrin-type protein 2, translated as MASGSGSSGGGNSSKNDFRRKWDKDEYEQLAQKRLDEERDKKDGKPAPPVKRELLRHRDYKVDLESKLGKTIVITKTTPQAEMGGYYCNVCDCVVKDSINFLDHINGKKHQRNLGMSMRVERSSLDQVKKRFEVNKKKIEEKQTEYDFEERMKELREEEEKAKAYKKEKQKEKKRKAEEDLFEEDDEMAAVMGFSGFGSSKKGK; from the exons ATGGCGTCCGGCAGTGGG TCCAGTGGTGGAGGTAATAGCAGCAAGAATGATTTTCGACGAAAGTGGGACAAAGATGAGTATGAACAACTGGCTCAAAAACGTCTcgatgaggagagagacaaaaaaGATG GCAAGCCAGCGCCCCCAGTTAAGCGGGAACTCCTGCGACACAGGGACTACAAGGTGGACCTCGAGTCCAAGCTGGGTAAAACCATTGTTATCACCAAGACCACACCACAGGCTGAGATGGGCGG GTACTACTGCaatgtgtgtgattgtgttgtgAAGGATTCCATCAACTTCTTGGACCACATCAATGGCAAGAAAC ACCAGAGGAATCTGGGAATGTCCATGCGCGTAGAGCGATCCTCATTGGACCAGGTGAAGAAACGATTTGAAGTTAACAAGAAGAAGATTGAGGAGAAGCAGACGGAGTATGATTTTGAAGAGCGCATGAAAGAGCTTCGAGAAGAG GAGGAGAAAGCAAAGGCTTACAAGAAGGAGAAGCAGAAGGAAAAGAAGCGCAAAGCAGAGGAGGATCTTTTTGAGGAGGATGATGAAATGGCTGCTGTGATGGGATTCTCGGGGTTTGGTTCATCAAAGAAAGGCAAATGA
- the slbp2 gene encoding stem-loop binding protein 2 isoform X2 produces MSTSVESAFQGQFMESRGWSMPLLSGVPALPPGFRSRPPSYPSSPEPWLLPGCSSVYDSLVSNTAPAMPPSPINGERGPAPATQKLRRSSILERCILRMSTASVAVGTEDMDGVRRSQAGMRLAPRNLDPAHMEGNESVLKRRQKQVQYGKNTSGYQNYLEQVPKRLRIPGLHPSTPNKYRKYSRRSWDMQVRLWRRALHAWDPLSEAHGEVEEQDPLDQLPWMFPHGSQVDVSGPQVPSSQPGLGYAFSSHLTADENVVGWLRFLLETDHSRNQQAPLQGDRLLWKPY; encoded by the exons ATGTCAACAAGCGTCGAATCCGCATTTCAAGGTCAATTTATGGAGTCGAG GGGTTGGTCAATGCCTCTTTTGTCTGGCGTTCCAGCGCTGCCCCCAGGCTTCAGGTCCAGACCACCTTCTTATCCAAGCAGCCCTGAACCTTGGCTTCTCCCAGGATGTAGCTCTGTGTATGACAGTCTGGTCAG TAATACAGCCCCAGCCATGCCCCCCTCCCCCATTAATGGAGAAAGAGGACCTGCCCCTGCTACGCAAAAGCTGCGCAG GTCCTCCATCCTTGAGCGATGTATCCTTAGGATGTCTACTGCAAGTGTTGCTGTTGGAACGGAAGACATGGATGGTGTCAGGAG GTCCCAGGCAGGGATGCGTTTGGCCCCACGAAACCTGGATCCAGCTCACATGGAAGGCAATGAATCTGTTCTGAAACGACGGCAGAAACAGGTTCAGTACGGCAAGAACACCTCTGGCTACCAGAATTACCTGGAGCAAGTTCCCAA GCGTTTGAGAATCCCTGGGCTGCACCCATCCACTCCAAACAAATATAGAAAGTACAGCCGCCGATCCTGGGACATGCAGGTTCGCCTTTGGCGGAGAGCTCTGCATGCGTGGGACCCTCTGTCTGAAGCTCATGGAGAAGTGGAGGAACAAGACCCTCTTGACCAACT TCCCTGGATGTTTCCCCATGGATCTCAG GTGGATGTGTCGGGTCCTCAGGTGCCATCCTCCCAGCCAGGCTTGGGGTATGCCTTTAGCAGTCATCTAACGGCTGATGAGAATGTGGTGGGATGGCTAAGATTTCTCCTGGAAACTGACCACTCCCGCAATCAACAGGCGCCCCTGCAGGGCGACCGGCTACTGTGGAAGCCGTACTGA
- the slbp2 gene encoding stem-loop binding protein 2 isoform X1, with product MSTSVESAFQGQFMESRGWSMPLLSGVPALPPGFRSRPPSYPSSPEPWLLPGCSSVYDSLVSNTAPAMPPSPINGERGPAPATQKLRRSSILERCILRMSTASVAVGTEDMDGVRRSQAGMRLAPRNLDPAHMEGNESVLKRRQKQVQYGKNTSGYQNYLEQVPKRLRIPGLHPSTPNKYRKYSRRSWDMQVRLWRRALHAWDPLSEAHGEVEEQDPLDQLQGLLEQMNCELYEDYSGNERTRGMLSNSKAPFSSKPPVMSFNSPWMFPHGSQVDVSGPQVPSSQPGLGYAFSSHLTADENVVGWLRFLLETDHSRNQQAPLQGDRLLWKPY from the exons ATGTCAACAAGCGTCGAATCCGCATTTCAAGGTCAATTTATGGAGTCGAG GGGTTGGTCAATGCCTCTTTTGTCTGGCGTTCCAGCGCTGCCCCCAGGCTTCAGGTCCAGACCACCTTCTTATCCAAGCAGCCCTGAACCTTGGCTTCTCCCAGGATGTAGCTCTGTGTATGACAGTCTGGTCAG TAATACAGCCCCAGCCATGCCCCCCTCCCCCATTAATGGAGAAAGAGGACCTGCCCCTGCTACGCAAAAGCTGCGCAG GTCCTCCATCCTTGAGCGATGTATCCTTAGGATGTCTACTGCAAGTGTTGCTGTTGGAACGGAAGACATGGATGGTGTCAGGAG GTCCCAGGCAGGGATGCGTTTGGCCCCACGAAACCTGGATCCAGCTCACATGGAAGGCAATGAATCTGTTCTGAAACGACGGCAGAAACAGGTTCAGTACGGCAAGAACACCTCTGGCTACCAGAATTACCTGGAGCAAGTTCCCAA GCGTTTGAGAATCCCTGGGCTGCACCCATCCACTCCAAACAAATATAGAAAGTACAGCCGCCGATCCTGGGACATGCAGGTTCGCCTTTGGCGGAGAGCTCTGCATGCGTGGGACCCTCTGTCTGAAGCTCATGGAGAAGTGGAGGAACAAGACCCTCTTGACCAACT GCAGGGGTTGCTTGAGCAGATGAATTGTGAGTTATATGAAGACTATAGTGGTAATGAGAGGACCAGAGGGATGCTGTCAAACTCCAAAGCCCCCTTCTCCTCTAAACCTCCAGTAATGTCTTTCAACAGTCCCTGGATGTTTCCCCATGGATCTCAG GTGGATGTGTCGGGTCCTCAGGTGCCATCCTCCCAGCCAGGCTTGGGGTATGCCTTTAGCAGTCATCTAACGGCTGATGAGAATGTGGTGGGATGGCTAAGATTTCTCCTGGAAACTGACCACTCCCGCAATCAACAGGCGCCCCTGCAGGGCGACCGGCTACTGTGGAAGCCGTACTGA
- the fam53c gene encoding LOW QUALITY PROTEIN: protein FAM53C (The sequence of the model RefSeq protein was modified relative to this genomic sequence to represent the inferred CDS: inserted 2 bases in 1 codon), with protein sequence MVTLIVEHLREHILDGNTHKTALNVSLLDPNNLGICWPTDGLMPESSYWQFSPPSKPGLQGVLSSSFPPGPVPLVSPETHLPEGEALHRPLVPSTSVTDLSFPGAPPPPPPPPKRHCRSLSVPEDLSRCRYTWRPSASRVWTPVNRQCHSGGGAGGPCPLRAPSSSLNSSLHSSSSPTFFSLALSPDSPLPWNFPWDPSDTAGGGACCCFFPSPSSCSSSPSPLHPPPPPQRRFSLSPVLIREAAAQFLPPPPVPPQRAAPPPVVPASPSSACSTPSSLRRAIPPQLPRCHSQPCDLLLLKPGLKRRRDPDRPFARPVLDFTKMTQTRSTDPLSCMERGRLASXGDVCMGLEPFWGDFRGSCSPAEGLGRTSIGPLSESDEEGEEGEEEEDPDREECQPSVFERDCTELDLSLIEEN encoded by the exons ATGGTCACACTGATCGTCGAGCATCTGCGGGAACATATTCTGGACGGCAACACTCACAAAACGGCCCTCAACGTG TCTCTGCTGGACCCCAACAACCTAGGAATTTGCTGGCCTACAGATGGATTGATGCCTG AGAGCAGTTATTGGCAGTTCAGCCCTCCCTCCAAGCCTGGCCTGCAGGGTGTGCTGAGCTCCAGTTTCCCCCCCGGCCCTGTCCCTTTGGTTTCCCCCGAAACCCACCTCCCAGAGGGGGAAGCCCTGCACCGGCCCCTGGTCCCAAGCACCTCAGTAACGGACCTGTCTTTTCCCGGTGCACCCCCTCCCCCCCCGCCGCCCCCCAAACGCCACTGTCGCTCACTGTCCGTGCCAGAGGACCTTTCACGCTGCCGTTACACCTGGCGGCCCAGCGCGTCGAGGGTCTGGACACCTGTGAATCGCCAATGCCACAGTGGAGGGGGAGCGGGGGGGCCTTGTCCGCTTCGTGCTCCTAGCTCGTCTCTAAACTCCTCTCTACACTCCTCTTCAAGCCCCACATTCTTTAGCCTTGCTCTCTCCCCTGACTCCCCACTGCCCTGGAATTTCCCATGGGACCCAAGTGACACTGCTGGAGGAGGCGCCTGCTGCTGTTTCTTCCCCTCTCCGTCGTCCtgctcatcctctccctccccgctccaccctccccctcctccgcAGCGACGCTTCTCGCTGTCCCCTGTCCTTATCAGAGAAGCTGCTGCTCAGTTCCTGCCCCCGCCTCCAGTTCCACCCCAACGTGCAGCACCCCCTCCAGTTGTGCCTGCTTCGCCCTCCTCTGCCTGCAGCACCCCGTCCTCTCTTCGCCGGGCCATCCCCCCTCAGCTCCCACGCTGCCACTCCCAGCCCTGCGACCTGCTTCTTCTCAAACCGGGCCTGAAGCGACGGCGTGACCCAGACAGACCATTTGCCCGGCCAGTACTGGATTTCACCAAGATGACTCAG ACTCGCAGTACCGACCCCTTGAGTTGTATGGAGCGTGGGAGGCTGGCTTC GGGGGACGTTTGCATGGGCCTTGAGCCTTTTTGGGGGGATTTCAGAGGGTCATGTTCACCAGCAGAGGGGCTGGGAAGGACGAGCATTGGACCTCTAAGCGAGAGTGATGAGGAgggtgaagagggggaggaagaggaggaccctGATCGAGAAGAGTGTCAGCCGAGTGTCTTTGAGAGGGATTGTACAGAACTAGATTTGAGCCTAATTGAAGAAAATTAA